The region gtgaggggaattgaactcacgacctaacagtttatTACTCagcgcttatactatttgagctaCAGCAAGGGTCAGAAGtgataattttagattttaaataaaattattattttgctatgcACGGGTCAGAAGTGGTATCAAATACACATGTAACTAAAAGAAAAATGTCTGGCAGTTTATTTTTTAAGGAGAAATAAACAAACTAAGAGCATACCCTACAGTTTTTAacagaacaaaggatcatttcgCATGTGAAGGCTTGGCCTAATGGCCATATCCTTCCATTGCATGAGACGAATACACATATGGTCCAAAGGCTGCATtggccccccccccccccccctaaaATTAATACAGAGTTTTTTAcaacaattagaaaaataaaaatatttactattATACCGTATAAAAAAAGGTATATTACAAAACTAccacattttattaaaaataattacaagaCTATCAGAAACAGCGCATGCATTTTAGCCAAAAAAAATACGGAAGTCGTTTGGTACTTTTGCCGCTTAAAAAAGTGAGATGATGAAGATACAGTTGTAATTTctgtctttttttaatatttagtttttgtttagtttttatttatatatgttttatttttattttttttaacatttgttttttattaattttttattcacttTATATACATAATATTAGTTCCAATAGATTTGAATGAGACACTTTTTCCTATTCgatactttttaatattttatataatattattaaatatatattatctttatttactatctatctataatatatttattttatgtttattatcattatcatttttatatttatttttaattttatatagaatacatttattaatacaattaaaaaaaatcatattgtCTAACAATGGATGATTATGTACACCggaaaaaattgtatttttctaaattgtttttgtttattttttatatatttgaataacaaataaaaatatattttacactACATACATTgcttatattttaatatgtttagtttattttatttttattttctgtacgttattatacatacaccttaaaactattttatattacgACGGTGTTTACCTTTTATTTTCATGATTCACTTATAaataaaactgaaattttaaaattatttaatattagagcatttgtatttgacttatttttaatatatgtttttttttccattataaaatataaattttagaacTATTTTggttataatattatatatctttgatatatttttttttatttgtggcgAGATAGTAAAAGTACAGTTGTGATCcccattttaatttaatatttatcgttgttgtttttttttattttttccagtttataatcatttatttatttttatattatatttttttatatatttttttatatatttttttatttttggatataATATTAGTTCCAATATTTTTGGGGATATATTTAAATGACatcttctattttttatttatttttacaaccaatatattttaaagttaaTCAAACATGCTCACAATAAATTGATGACGTATTTAAATAATCTCGTTCACTTTTTGTATCTATAAATTATATGTTAATTAATTCGCATTTACTTTTTTGTATCTATAAATTATATGTTAATTAATTCCAACTTATTTAATAAGTATGCCTAttagatttaatatttattttaatttattttcattgtctattttagtttatttttagtttatttttatttacattgtaaaatataaaatataaaactactTTATGACATGAGACtacttctttttatttattttttgtttattgtcTTCACATTAAGAAATTGAAactttaaaactatttttattacaatattgtttatttcagtttatttcagtttatttatttttacattatcaacagaaattttataaatattttatggaACATCGtcaattatcttttatttattttccatttattttttgtttattttttttacattttaaaaaatgaaaattttaaaataaaaatatattatacgaTTGTTTATCTTtcgtttattttatatttatttttagttacattctaaaatataaattttaaaaatatttgtgcatcatgattgtttatcttttgtttattgtttgtttatcttttttacATTATAAAGCAGAAACTTTAAAACTAATGTTATGCTGCACCATcgtttattatatatatttattttgactatGTATATTTATCTTGTAGAATTAAATGGATGACAATTCAATTTTTGTATTATCACAATGGTAAATGGGATAACAcctaaaatttaattcattttcaAGTAGTTGGTATACTAATACATATTAGTTGcaaatttatggatttaaagcataatatttataaatcaacCGAAGATACATTACGGGAGAACAACAATTgacataaattatcaaattaaaactggATATAGACTACTGCGAATCAAAAATGATGCAAATCTTCAATTTTACATCAACTTGaagaataagtaaaataatttcataatgTAACCatcataaacaattaaaaaaactacAAAATTGACCATATCATCTATTGTGACAAATGATGCAGGATCTTATAATCAAAAGGATCAATCGGACTCTTACCAACATATCAACTAGTATTCAAATCAATATTAACCCTTAATTAAAAGAAACtgaaagaattaaaataaaatgtcaaCACAATGAAATATCGCTTGATTGTAGTAAAAGTTATCGCCAATATTACACCATCTTCAAATCATCAATAAATCTATGAATTTATTCAATTCGGATGAatctaataacaaaaaaaatgaggATAAAAATACATTACACaattatttatctttatttatttttatattttatttttatatacattattaaaaaaaattaaaaatattaatccatCATTActgtttatcttttatttagtttctgtttatttttaatttattttctgttttttttttttcagtgtATCGACATATTTAATATAGTAGagatatttactttttttatccataattgtttttaaatgaaACCTCGAATCAACATTCAATTCTCTGTCAATTTACAATTATTGTGAGTTCAATCAAttaagaaatatattttttaagcttttaaaactaaaaagacAATGAATCAATATATAATGGCTATTTTATTGTTACTTTACGGAAAAAACATATATtacttatatataattatttgatagtttattaaatcatcaataagtattaaaataaaataagacttTAAGGCAAcagtttatttgtatatatttaatgGCTTTTCTATAgttattactttatttttatttattttatctattttactgTTAGATGAAAATGATTTCATCTGACATTAACAAATGGataaagtaatttttaatttattaaaattaataaaataactataGAAAATGCATTGGTAAGTTGGCAGAATAATTTTGTTTTGGCAGGAGTTTGGTTTTTTAATTGGGACTGAAGCATTGAGATTTCAATGTTGATAGAGGAGCTGTTATTCACAGACAATCATCATTTTAGGATATGAGAAGTTCTTCTTTTAATGATGATATATTTATTTGGTGATAGTTTTTCTTAATACGTTGTTACTATAATTGGGTGACCAATGGTGGTTATATAAGCTCTTGTGGATGACTGTTTTTTGCagtatcatcatttttttttaaactggcTCACTCAGCTTGTTGAGGAGTTacatatttttgtaattctgACAATTTTATCATTGAAATGAAGATgcctttggtaaaaaaaaaaaactatttataatAGAGTATTGTTTATATccggtttatttttttttatttttaaacctggatagtttttttttttaaaaaaaaaaacctggATAGTTTCTTGTTCCACATAACAATCCTCTCAATCAATCTAAGtgaactgaaaaaaaaaaaaaaaacaccaccCATATTTGAAGGATTTCCACTCAATGAAGCTGTTGTATGGGTCATTAGTAAAATTTGACTCTATTAATTTCAGCAAGATTTCCTTCTCAGTTGTTGGTAAAACAGTAGATGTGAATCCCAAAAAGCAAGAGATTAGAAACAAACGAGCGTGGGCACACAAATTTGATTAAATCTGTTAAATCATTGACAATTGCTTTCGATTTCACTTTGCTTCTTATTCTCCACGGTGATTATTGGAGGTTTTAGAAccagaaacacaaaaaaattattctataataaaattgatattttttaacttaatgtgtttggtaaaaaaataaatcaaaattgttagtaatttgttattttaagtgatttttgatTTAACTGAATAAAttaagttgaatttttttaaattatcaaatcaacttaaaaatttatttaagcaattaagcTAACCCGTGATTACTAATTTAACTACTTTTCTCGGCAGCCTGTAATTTAGACATCATTTTTTTTTAGGAATGATTTAGGCATCATTTAAGACCAATACATTTCAATATCTAAGACTAGCCTTTTCTTGAAAGTGGAGTGATGGAGATAAAATAATAGAACACTAAAATGACATTCTAAacctatactatatataaaaacacgcATAAAGAGGTCAGAcacatttatattaatatttttttattttataaaatataattattaattaaaaattattaaaaattattagaattaattaatttagaacactaactaaaataaactacttatagtATTTTGTCAAGATAATTGTATagaatactaactaaaatagactactttaatatttaatcatttttattttaattgttatttaatcatttaaaattttaattaaaataaattactgtTAATAAATTActactttaattattatttgatattttctatttatattttatataaataagataGACTacttctaattaattattattttaataattatttgatattatatattaaaaataatttataattataaaaataattattaactaaatataaatataatattcgGGTCACattacgagtcacgtgtgaaacacgtaaaacgACACtagttattaaataaaaatctcAAAAGTTTATGTTTCAgcttttgagttttatttttaaaacacttcTAAAATATTAACACTAgagttttataactttttcGTGTAAAATTTAGATAAGTAGAATATAGATTTATCGAATTTTATGTCTCGGTGTTCCATTTTTACTTCTAAAAACGCTTTTGGAATTCAAAACTTTATGCTGATAACTTATTCTtgtaaaatatattcataactCTATGCTTATAACTTATTCTTgtaaaatatatcatttttctAAAACCCGTTTCAAAGTATTCATTTCCATGCTACAAAGAACCccgatttaaaaaataaaatacaatgcAGCTTTATAGTTATTACAGGTCACGAGAGGATTCTATCGGTAGATGGAATGACGGAAGAATCAAACACAACCTAACTATCCTAAGACTTTCAGTTCCTTAATTGATTGACTAAACTGAGTAAATGTTAAATACAATACAGAAACTTGTCAATTAAAAGAATGGTTTTATTTACAAATGAAGAAATGCAGATTGAATACTCAGAAAATCTGATGAGTTTGCAGAAGAATTGGCAACAATATCTATGTCCCGATGGGTATGTCCCGATGAGTTTGCAGAAGAATTGGTAACAATATCTATGTCCCGATGGGTATGTTCATTGATTCATCTTTGCCATTTTACACAAACCGAAAAAATCATTCAATCAAAACAAGAGAAGGCACAAAATGATGCAACAAAAAAAGAAGATGGTCACTCTATTCAGGGACTTCTCAAGCTGCAACTCTTGCCTTCTCATCCTAGGATTATTATTGTTACTATAGCTACTCGTAATATCATTAGAGTTTGGGTAAGAATAAGCAAACAAACTTGTGTTCGACGTCCCAAGAGTTCTCGCGAATATCAGCTCCCCGAACATTCCAATCACAGGATTGAAAATTTGTGCCATTGCTGCACCACCAAGATTGGATGAGGCCATGCTCCCATAATCCCTGTAAGGATCGGGGAGTACTCGCTGGTGATGAAATGACTGCCGTTGTGCCTGTGAATGGAAAAAGTTCTGATGTGAAGTATTAGAAACGGATGTATTCAACGAAGGAGTTGGCCTGCGAGGTATGACTGCATCCAGAAAGGCTTTACTCGTTTCTGGAGCACTTCCGGAAGTACCACGACCATAAAGCGGAACCAGTGAGCTAGAAGAAATGCTAGCTTTGCAAACAGGGCAACTCGTCTGCTGCTGCACCTCAGCATCCGAAGAATTACTTTTAACTTGCAGCCATTTATAAATACACGGCCAGCAATACAGATGACCACAGATTGTAACGACAGGGTCATATGGCGAGTCTAAGCATATGTTGCAACTGAAACAATCATCGCCATCATCATCAGAAATGCCTGTCGTCGGGGCAGGGATAGATTTCCAATTATTCTTCACTGTAACAGCATCTTCCGATTGAAAACGCTGGTCATGCTCGAAAAATCCTGTTTCCATAGCAAAAATTTCTGTCCCAAAATTGAATTTACTTAGTATTTGGTACCCACAAAGAGAAACAGAACAAAGCTAAAGCACACATATACACAATAACAACATTTAGAAGCGCATACAATTATacgcacggacacttcattcaataaGGATAATGTGTCAGAAACTCGAagtttcggacacgaaacttcagTTCTAACCcgaaaaaccttaaaataacaatGTTTTGCCCGAAGAAAATGAAAATGCTGAAAGAGGAAATACAACACTGAATTAAGAAGGGTCAGAATAGATTACAAGTACAGAATTTTATTAGGGTTTTGTACAGATGGATTAAGCCTAATAATGATTCAATTAATGAAATGCTCAAAACCTCCaaatttcatttcttttaatCTTGTCCTCTACATGATTATACAGATTCTAATTTCAAACCAAATATACATACAAAAAGCCAAACCAGTACGCAGAAAACAAAACCACCGACAAACaacaaacgaaaaaaaaaaacacaaataagaaattagaaataatcaagttaaaaatttcaaaaatcttaaatttaaaacaaaatcaacagacccaataatttaaaattgttaataaaCCCATTAAATACCCAAAAATCAATGAACGCCAAATTAGAAAGACATAAGAATTCAAACAGCAAATTTTGACAAGTACCTGGGTTAAACAATAGCGGACGAATCGAACTTACCAACCCAGTTGTTGAATTTTGAATGGGTTTTTCGAAAGATTTTGTGAATATATAGAGATAAATTAATATGAGATAATTAGTAAagatataacaaaaaaaaaagctaacAGAAGGTTCGTTTATATAGCAAATGATAAATTCGGTGGGCTTGTTGTTACTATCTCTGCTGCACACAGAATCTGTTACCTAATTAGACGGCGTTTactaattttaacttttttggaATGGTcccattatttatttatttatttaatttttcttattttattgtcacattatattttattaagcaaatacTTTTTTAGAAGAAAGTTCAAACAATAGTGTAATATGTTTTCTTCACAAGTAAATGATATCTAGAAGTTTATACTTGGGATGAAGAATGGATCAATATAACATTTTATATGAtgaattgtttttgaaaaaaagtatAAGTAttgtaaaaaatctaaatgtttatcatttttaatagaTAATTATTCATTATATCGCTATTTTcttacctttttttatttttttatgacttTAAAATATATCACGTGAAACCACCATCTTCCAATTTTTTCAAATCCATCACCGTTTTAAATTAGGTGAATTTCATATGAAAACTTGTGATTGATTCggaagaaatttaaaaatcgtGATAAAACTAAAAACGAGTGTAAAGGTAGTGATTTAATACTAATAATTTTCTTCCatgttattttctgttttcttGATCAGCtaaaattttttgaatttaaaaacaataatagaattgaattttgttttttgaaaggTATGTGACAACTCAAAAGAACATGATTTAACTAAGCATATGTGTAAAAGAagagattttatatataattaatcattttttaatttatgaataattatttaagttaaatttttattttaaatttgtaaaattaataaattgagtATAAATTTACCTATACAGATtcattaaaattagtttttttataattatcttttttctttatttaatttgatagaTTTAACTATAATGGTCGACTATTTAATAGTTTTTatgtaaaacaaaattaatttaattgtatgAAGTTTActgtaattaaataatattttaataatactatccttagtgaaattaaaattttgattaaaatttcaaaaagttttaatcTCTATATCATTATTGTTTCAAAATGTACCATTAAACAACTTTCCATAAggtttaaaatttgatatataattaaaaaaaagcaaaaaaaattgatatagaATAAGTTTCAATGAAACTTTACACAGAAAATATTagcttttaataaatttaaattgagttTCGAGTGTGATGCCTAATAGTATTTACACCCAAATTCATTAATATTAGGATGTGTTTTATACAATTTCATAAAATTCTATAGCCAGACAATATTACAGTGTCTTTCTAATTGTACAGTATTTCCTTATGCTCCTTGCATTCACTTGAcaaatcatatttatttgtataaGTAAAtcacttttataaatataatggTATTGTAATCAAACCTGACCTttcttaaattgaaatatacgtaTTAATATTATACCATAATTGACGAAATTAAAAAACGTTGGTCctttaggaaaaaaaattgaataattgttCTACAATTAAATGTAATTATCAAATCATAACAAAACTAACGTTTTGAAAAAGTTGGATtgtaaatgcaaaaaaaaaaaaaaatcaaaaacattgAATAATTTGTAGTGATTAAGTTTTTAATAT is a window of Mercurialis annua linkage group LG2, ddMerAnnu1.2, whole genome shotgun sequence DNA encoding:
- the LOC126666611 gene encoding E3 ubiquitin-protein ligase RMA3-like, producing METGFFEHDQRFQSEDAVTVKNNWKSIPAPTTGISDDDGDDCFSCNICLDSPYDPVVTICGHLYCWPCIYKWLQVKSNSSDAEVQQQTSCPVCKASISSSSLVPLYGRGTSGSAPETSKAFLDAVIPRRPTPSLNTSVSNTSHQNFFHSQAQRQSFHHQRVLPDPYRDYGSMASSNLGGAAMAQIFNPVIGMFGELIFARTLGTSNTSLFAYSYPNSNDITSSYSNNNNPRMRRQELQLEKSLNRVTIFFFCCIILCLLLF